One window of Candidatus Methylocalor cossyra genomic DNA carries:
- a CDS encoding YqgE/AlgH family protein, with amino-acid sequence MIEPIANLTNHFLIAMPGMTDPFFARTVTYLCQHGEEGALGIIINRPSELTLVDILEQMEIDLHEPAIGQIPVYFGGPVQPERGFVLHEPAAGDWNSTLKVSDSVSLTTSRDILEAIGQGEGPRKVLIALGYAGWGKGQLERELLENSWLTAPADLSILFNQPAENRWRAAAEWMGVDISLMTSAAGHG; translated from the coding sequence ATGATCGAACCTATCGCCAATCTCACCAATCATTTTCTCATCGCGATGCCGGGGATGACCGACCCCTTCTTCGCACGAACCGTGACCTATCTTTGCCAACACGGCGAGGAAGGCGCGCTCGGCATCATCATCAACCGCCCGTCGGAACTGACCCTGGTGGACATCCTGGAGCAGATGGAAATCGACCTGCACGAACCGGCCATCGGGCAGATCCCCGTTTATTTCGGCGGCCCGGTGCAGCCGGAACGGGGCTTTGTGCTCCACGAGCCCGCCGCCGGCGACTGGAATTCCACGCTCAAGGTCTCCGACTCGGTTTCCCTGACCACCTCCCGCGACATCCTGGAAGCCATCGGTCAAGGCGAGGGCCCGCGCAAGGTTTTGATCGCATTGGGCTATGCCGGTTGGGGCAAGGGTCAGTTGGAACGCGAGCTCCTGGAGAATTCATGGCTCACGGCGCCGGCTGACCTGTCCATTCTGTTCAACCAACCGGCCGAGAACCGCTGGCGAGCAGCCGCTGAGTGGATGGGGGTGGATATCTCCTTGATGACCTCCGCGGCAGGGCATGGCTGA
- the ruvX gene encoding Holliday junction resolvase RuvX, which yields MPWDAPRDPGNATYLGFDFGERNIGVAVGQRVTATATALETIRATHADALWSAVSRLVRIWQPDAFVVGMPYNPEGEENPIVQPIRKFCRQLQERYQRPVYTMDETLSTKESQELFYRKRSKRSIRFADIKDELAAQLILQTWLRHTAGENLDA from the coding sequence ATGCCCTGGGATGCACCGCGCGACCCCGGCAACGCCACCTATCTAGGCTTCGATTTCGGCGAAAGGAACATCGGCGTGGCCGTAGGACAGCGGGTGACCGCCACCGCGACCGCTCTGGAAACCATCCGCGCCACCCACGCGGATGCCCTATGGAGTGCCGTATCTCGCCTGGTGCGGATCTGGCAGCCCGATGCCTTCGTGGTGGGCATGCCTTACAACCCGGAGGGCGAGGAGAACCCCATCGTGCAGCCGATTCGCAAGTTCTGCCGTCAACTGCAAGAACGCTATCAGCGGCCGGTGTACACTATGGACGAAACCCTTTCCACCAAGGAGTCGCAGGAGCTCTTCTATCGCAAGCGCTCCAAGCGCTCGATACGGTTCGCCGATATCAAGGATGAACTCGCTGCCCAGCTCATCCTCCAAACCTGGCTGCGCCATACCGCGGGCGAAAACCTGGATGCCTGA
- the pyrR gene encoding bifunctional pyr operon transcriptional regulator/uracil phosphoribosyltransferase PyrR, with the protein MPESSLDVETLLDRLEAELRAEIQRRGLADPAMIGIHTGGAWVAERLHRRLRLSERLGLLNINFYRDDFSQIGMHPRVLPSDLPFRVEGRNILLIDDVFHTGRTVRAALNEIFDYGRPAQVVLGVLIERNGRQIPIRPDCIGGKITLNAGQRIKLSGPEPLQLGIHSV; encoded by the coding sequence ATGCCTGAATCGTCCCTCGATGTCGAAACCCTGCTCGACCGCCTGGAGGCCGAGCTGCGCGCGGAAATCCAACGCCGTGGCCTGGCCGATCCGGCCATGATCGGCATCCACACCGGCGGAGCCTGGGTGGCCGAGCGCTTACATCGGCGGCTGCGCCTGTCCGAGCGCCTGGGCCTGCTAAATATCAACTTCTATCGTGACGATTTCTCGCAGATCGGCATGCATCCGCGCGTCCTGCCCAGCGACCTGCCGTTCCGGGTGGAAGGCCGGAACATCCTGTTGATCGACGATGTGTTCCATACCGGCCGCACGGTCCGGGCAGCACTGAACGAGATTTTCGATTACGGCCGCCCCGCCCAGGTGGTCTTAGGGGTGTTGATCGAACGCAACGGCCGCCAGATCCCGATCCGACCCGACTGCATCGGCGGCAAGATCACGCTTAACGCCGGGCAGCGCATCAAACTGAGCGGCCCGGAACCCTTGCAACTCGGCATCCACTCGGTGTGA
- a CDS encoding aspartate carbamoyltransferase catalytic subunit produces MHPGHQLQLDASGRLRHFLTLEGLSRALLEKIMDTAESFSSVTEQAVKKVPLLRGKTVVNLFFETSTRTRTTFELAAKRLSADVLNINVATSATSKGESLLDTIRNLEAMHVDMFVVRHEASGAAHFVARHVAPHVSVINAGDGSHAHPTQAMLDVFTIRKVKGGFADLTVAIVGDIRHSRVARSEIHALTTLGAREIRVIGPKTLLPAGVEALGVTICHDLDEGLEGVDVVIMLRLQKERMSGAFIPSEREYFARFGLTERRLARAKPDAIVMHPGPINRGVEIDSQVADGSRSVILQQVTHGIAIRMAIMSLALGPDSRAKGP; encoded by the coding sequence ATGCACCCGGGCCACCAGCTGCAATTGGACGCCTCGGGACGCCTGCGGCATTTTCTGACCTTGGAGGGTCTCAGCCGAGCACTCCTTGAAAAGATCATGGACACGGCGGAGTCCTTTTCCAGCGTCACCGAGCAGGCAGTCAAGAAGGTGCCTTTGCTGCGGGGCAAGACCGTGGTCAACCTGTTCTTCGAGACCAGCACCCGCACCCGCACCACCTTCGAATTGGCCGCCAAACGCCTGTCCGCCGACGTACTCAACATCAACGTCGCGACCTCGGCGACCTCAAAAGGTGAGAGCCTCCTGGATACGATCCGCAATCTGGAGGCCATGCACGTGGATATGTTCGTGGTGCGGCACGAAGCCAGCGGCGCCGCCCATTTCGTGGCGCGCCACGTGGCCCCCCACGTCAGCGTGATCAACGCCGGCGATGGCAGCCATGCCCATCCCACCCAAGCCATGCTGGACGTCTTCACTATCCGCAAGGTCAAGGGTGGCTTTGCCGATCTCACCGTCGCCATCGTCGGCGACATCCGCCACTCCCGGGTGGCCCGTTCCGAGATCCACGCCCTCACCACCCTCGGCGCCCGGGAGATCCGGGTCATCGGGCCGAAGACGCTGCTGCCCGCCGGTGTGGAGGCCCTGGGCGTCACCATCTGCCACGACCTGGACGAAGGTCTCGAGGGGGTGGACGTGGTCATCATGCTGCGGCTCCAGAAGGAGCGCATGAGCGGCGCCTTCATCCCGAGCGAGCGCGAATACTTCGCCCGCTTCGGCTTAACCGAGCGCCGCCTGGCCCGCGCCAAACCGGACGCCATCGTCATGCATCCAGGCCCCATCAACCGCGGGGTCGAGATCGACTCCCAGGTGGCCGACGGAAGCCGTTCCGTCATTCTCCAGCAGGTCACCCACGGCATCGCCATCCGCATGGCCATCATGTCCCTGGCGCTAGGCCCCGACAGCCGGGCGAAGGGCCCATGA
- a CDS encoding dihydroorotase, with translation MSERVLIRGGRVIDPAGGIDALTDLYLADGRVVALGHQPDGFTWDLAISADGCIVCPGLIDLCARLREPGAEHKATIASEAAAAAAGGITTLCCPPDTDPVIDTPAVANLIREKAEQTGKIRILPIGALTRGLKGTDLSEMGALRHAGCLAVGNASAPLASNTLVLRRALEYAASYDLTVVVRPEDPHLTDRGCVHEGPVSTRMGLPGIPDAAETVAVAEVLALSEHTGTRIHFAQISCARAVRAIAQARAQGAPVTADVAIHHLHLTEADVEGFDALCHVRPPLRSAADRDALRQAVRDGVISAICSDHQPHEPAAKLDAFPLTAPGMASLETLLPLTLELVDAGLLSLSEAIAALTSGPAAVFGLPLGTLRPPAPADICIFDPLARWTVDEAHWLSSGKNTPFWGKSLRGRVTHTLLAGRVVFQQGPAGRP, from the coding sequence ATGAGCGAGCGGGTCCTCATCCGCGGCGGGCGGGTGATCGACCCGGCCGGCGGCATCGACGCCCTGACGGACCTTTACCTGGCCGATGGGCGGGTGGTGGCGCTCGGCCACCAACCCGACGGCTTTACCTGGGATTTGGCTATTTCCGCCGACGGGTGCATCGTATGCCCGGGGCTCATCGACCTGTGCGCGCGCCTCCGCGAACCCGGCGCCGAACACAAGGCGACCATCGCCAGCGAGGCCGCCGCCGCCGCCGCGGGCGGCATCACCACCCTATGTTGCCCACCCGATACCGACCCGGTCATCGACACTCCGGCGGTCGCCAATCTGATCCGCGAAAAAGCAGAACAGACCGGGAAGATCCGGATCCTGCCGATCGGCGCCCTGACCCGCGGCTTGAAGGGGACCGACCTCAGTGAGATGGGGGCGTTAAGGCACGCCGGATGCCTCGCGGTCGGCAACGCCAGCGCGCCCTTGGCCAGCAACACCCTGGTCCTCCGCCGGGCTCTGGAATACGCAGCCAGCTATGACCTGACGGTGGTGGTGCGCCCGGAAGATCCCCATCTGACGGATCGCGGCTGCGTTCACGAAGGTCCGGTCAGCACCCGCATGGGGCTTCCCGGCATCCCCGATGCCGCGGAGACGGTGGCGGTGGCGGAGGTTCTCGCCTTGAGCGAACATACCGGGACACGCATTCACTTCGCCCAGATCAGCTGCGCCCGCGCGGTCCGCGCCATCGCCCAGGCCCGTGCGCAAGGTGCGCCGGTGACCGCGGACGTGGCGATCCATCACTTGCACCTCACCGAGGCCGATGTGGAGGGCTTCGATGCCCTCTGTCACGTCCGCCCGCCCCTGCGCAGCGCCGCCGATCGGGATGCCCTCCGGCAGGCGGTGCGGGACGGTGTGATCAGCGCCATCTGCTCCGACCATCAACCCCACGAGCCCGCCGCCAAGCTGGATGCCTTTCCCCTCACGGCGCCGGGAATGGCCAGCCTGGAAACGCTGTTGCCGCTCACATTGGAACTGGTGGACGCGGGGCTGCTCAGCCTATCTGAAGCCATCGCCGCGCTCACCTCCGGCCCGGCCGCGGTGTTCGGTCTCCCCCTAGGCACCCTGCGCCCCCCGGCCCCCGCTGATATCTGCATCTTCGACCCTCTGGCGCGCTGGACCGTGGACGAAGCCCACTGGCTCAGCAGCGGCAAGAACACGCCGTTCTGGGGAAAATCCCTGCGCGGCCGTGTAACCCACACCCTTCTGGCCGGGCGCGTGGTGTTCCAGCAGGGGCCTGCCGGTCGGCCCTAG